From a region of the Enterobacter cancerogenus genome:
- the bssS gene encoding biofilm formation regulator BssS, protein MEKNSEVIQTHPLVGWDISTVDSYDALMLRLHYQTPSQLNREEAEVGQTLWLTTDVARQFISILEAGIAKIESGDYQENEYKRH, encoded by the coding sequence ATGGAAAAGAATAGTGAAGTCATCCAGACCCATCCGCTTGTCGGCTGGGATATCAGCACCGTAGACAGCTACGACGCGCTGATGCTGCGTTTGCACTACCAGACCCCAAGTCAACTCAACCGTGAAGAAGCGGAAGTTGGACAGACGCTGTGGCTTACAACAGACGTCGCCCGTCAGTTTATTTCTATTTTAGAGGCAGGTATTGCCAAAATAGAATCTGGCGACTACCAGGAAAATGAGTATAAACGACATTAA
- the solA gene encoding N-methyl-L-tryptophan oxidase has product MKYDLIIIGSGSVGSAAGYYATQAGLKVLMIDAHLPPHSEGSHHGDTRLIRHAYGEGERYVPLVLRAQTLWDELAKQTEERIFERTGVVNLGPAHSAFLASVEQSAKAFNLEVERLDAQGVMSRWPEITVPDDYIGLYEAHSGVLHCETAIKTWIDLAAKAGCGQLFNCPVTGIAHHADGVTVTTPEGDYDGARLLVSAGTWVTKLLPDLPIQPVRKVFSWFQSDGRYSSQNKFPAFTGELPNGDQFYGFPSEKDALKIGKHNGGQTIASPDERKPFGAYPQDGSEAFMFLRNILPGVGGLLYGAACTYDNTPDEDFIIDRLPGHDNTLLITGLSGHGFKFASVLGEIAAQFAQGITPQFDLTPFSLARFDR; this is encoded by the coding sequence ATGAAATACGACCTGATCATTATTGGTAGCGGCTCCGTTGGATCGGCCGCAGGTTATTACGCCACGCAGGCAGGCCTGAAGGTGCTGATGATTGATGCCCACCTTCCCCCGCATTCAGAAGGTAGCCATCATGGCGATACCCGCCTTATCCGTCATGCCTACGGCGAAGGCGAGCGCTATGTGCCGCTGGTTCTGCGTGCCCAGACGCTGTGGGACGAACTGGCGAAGCAGACGGAAGAGCGCATTTTTGAGCGCACCGGCGTCGTGAACCTGGGCCCGGCCCACTCTGCGTTTCTCGCCTCGGTGGAACAGAGCGCGAAAGCCTTTAACCTTGAGGTTGAGCGTCTGGATGCGCAGGGCGTGATGAGCCGCTGGCCGGAAATCACCGTGCCGGATGACTATATCGGGCTTTATGAAGCGCACTCCGGCGTCCTGCATTGTGAAACCGCCATCAAGACCTGGATCGACCTGGCCGCAAAAGCAGGCTGTGGGCAACTGTTTAACTGCCCGGTAACCGGTATTGCCCATCATGCTGATGGCGTGACCGTGACGACACCTGAAGGCGACTACGACGGCGCGCGCCTGCTTGTCAGCGCAGGGACGTGGGTGACCAAACTGCTGCCGGACCTGCCCATTCAGCCGGTGCGTAAAGTCTTCTCATGGTTCCAGTCCGATGGTCGCTACAGCAGCCAGAATAAATTCCCGGCGTTTACCGGCGAATTGCCTAACGGCGACCAGTTTTACGGCTTCCCTTCTGAGAAGGACGCGCTGAAAATCGGCAAGCATAACGGCGGGCAGACCATCGCCTCACCGGATGAGCGCAAACCTTTTGGCGCTTACCCGCAGGATGGCTCAGAAGCCTTTATGTTCCTGCGCAATATTCTGCCGGGTGTCGGTGGCTTGCTTTACGGCGCAGCCTGCACTTACGACAACACGCCGGATGAAGATTTCATCATCGATCGCCTGCCGGGCCATGACAATACCTTGCTTATCACCGGCCTGAGCGGGCATGGCTTTAAGTTTGCCTCTGTCCTCGGTGAAATTGCTGCCCAGTTTGCCCAGGGTATTACGCCGCAGTTTGATCTCACTCCCTTCTCGCTCGCCCGTTTTGACCGATAA
- a CDS encoding YceO family protein codes for MRRIVSYLINNIREHFMLYILLWSLLALIDFIYVMFY; via the coding sequence ATGCGCAGGATCGTTAGCTATCTTATTAATAATATCCGTGAGCATTTCATGCTCTATATCCTGCTGTGGTCGCTGCTGGCGCTGATCGATTTTATTTATGTGATGTTTTACTGA
- a CDS encoding cytochrome b, translating into MQLRNSPQRYGMISMLLHWIFALAVYAMFGLGLWMVTLSYYDGWYHQAPELHKSIGVLLMMGLVVRIIWRHISPPPPAPDSHSKFTRLSATAAHITLYALLLAILISGYLISTADGKPISVFGLFDVPATLADAGSQADIAGIIHLWLAWSVVILSVLHGLAALKHHFIDKDDTLKRMLGRSSVDSGA; encoded by the coding sequence ATGCAATTGCGTAACTCCCCCCAACGCTACGGAATGATATCCATGCTCTTACACTGGATATTCGCTCTGGCGGTGTATGCCATGTTCGGGCTGGGTCTCTGGATGGTCACGTTAAGCTATTATGACGGATGGTATCACCAGGCGCCTGAATTGCATAAAAGCATTGGCGTGCTGCTGATGATGGGATTGGTGGTTCGGATTATCTGGCGACATATCTCCCCGCCACCACCGGCACCCGACAGCCACAGCAAATTCACACGACTGAGCGCAACCGCCGCGCACATTACGCTCTACGCCCTGCTGCTGGCCATTTTGATTAGCGGCTATTTAATTTCCACGGCAGATGGCAAACCCATCAGCGTGTTTGGCCTGTTTGACGTCCCGGCTACCCTGGCCGATGCGGGTTCACAGGCAGATATCGCAGGCATTATTCATCTGTGGCTGGCGTGGAGCGTGGTTATTCTGTCCGTCCTGCATGGGCTTGCTGCCCTTAAACACCATTTCATCGATAAAGACGACACGCTTAAGCGCATGCTTGGCCGATCGTCAGTTGACTCTGGAGCATAA
- a CDS encoding YceI family protein, with translation MKKRLLGIALGSLLFTTGSAVAADYKIDKEGQHAFVNFRIQHLGYSWLYGSFNDFDGTFTFDEKNPASDKVNVTINTNSVDTNHAERDKHLRSAEFLNVSKFPQATFASTEVKKDGDKLDITGNLTLNGVTKPVTLDAKLIGQGDDPWGGKRAGFEATGKIRLKDFNITTDLGPASQDVDLIISVEGVQQKS, from the coding sequence ATGAAAAAACGCCTGCTGGGTATCGCATTAGGTTCCCTGTTATTCACCACGGGTTCCGCCGTGGCCGCTGATTACAAAATTGATAAAGAAGGCCAGCACGCCTTCGTCAATTTCCGCATTCAGCACCTGGGTTATAGCTGGCTGTACGGCAGCTTTAATGATTTCGACGGTACCTTTACCTTTGACGAGAAAAACCCGGCCTCTGATAAAGTGAACGTGACCATTAATACCAACAGCGTCGATACCAACCACGCGGAACGTGATAAACACCTGCGCAGCGCGGAGTTTTTGAACGTCTCGAAATTCCCGCAGGCAACATTCGCGTCGACTGAAGTGAAAAAGGATGGCGACAAGCTGGATATTACCGGCAACCTTACTCTCAATGGCGTGACCAAACCGGTAACCCTTGATGCGAAATTAATCGGCCAGGGTGACGATCCCTGGGGTGGTAAACGCGCTGGTTTTGAAGCGACCGGTAAAATTCGTTTGAAAGATTTTAATATCACGACGGATTTAGGCCCGGCGTCTCAGGACGTGGACCTGATTATTTCTGTGGAAGGCGTTCAGCAGAAGTCGTAA
- the trhO gene encoding oxygen-dependent tRNA uridine(34) hydroxylase TrhO, which produces MPVLHNRVSNEMLKARMLAETEPRTTISFYKYFTIVDPQATRDALYQAFTALNVFGRVYLAREGINAQISVPESNVSAFRELLYGFDPALNGLRLNIALDDDGKSFWVLRMKVRERIVADGIDDPSFNASDVGDYLKAAEVNAMLDDPDAVFIDMRNHYEYEVGHFENAMEIPADTFREQLPKAVEMMQEHKDKKIVMYCTGGIRCEKASAWMKHNGFNKVWHIEGGIIEYARRAREQGLPVRFIGKNFVFDERMGERISEDVIAQCHQCGAPCDTHTNCKNDGCHLLFIQCPACAEKFNGCCSEVCSEESVLPEEEQRRLRAGRENGNKIFNKSRGRLNTKLGIPDPE; this is translated from the coding sequence ATGCCAGTGTTACACAACCGCGTGTCGAATGAGATGTTGAAAGCGCGTATGTTGGCCGAGACCGAACCGCGTACCACCATCTCATTCTATAAATACTTCACCATCGTCGATCCGCAGGCGACCCGTGACGCCCTTTACCAGGCCTTCACGGCGCTGAATGTTTTCGGGCGCGTCTACCTGGCGCGTGAAGGGATCAATGCCCAGATTAGCGTGCCGGAAAGCAACGTGAGCGCCTTTCGCGAGCTGCTTTACGGCTTTGATCCGGCGCTGAACGGGCTGCGCCTGAATATTGCCCTCGACGATGACGGTAAATCCTTCTGGGTGCTGCGCATGAAGGTGCGCGAACGCATCGTGGCTGACGGGATCGACGATCCGAGCTTCAACGCCAGCGATGTGGGCGACTATCTCAAAGCGGCTGAAGTGAATGCGATGCTGGACGACCCGGATGCGGTGTTCATCGATATGCGTAACCACTACGAATACGAAGTGGGGCATTTTGAGAACGCGATGGAGATCCCGGCCGACACGTTCCGCGAGCAGTTGCCGAAAGCCGTTGAGATGATGCAGGAACATAAAGATAAAAAAATCGTGATGTACTGCACCGGCGGGATCCGCTGTGAAAAAGCCAGCGCGTGGATGAAGCACAACGGTTTTAATAAGGTCTGGCACATTGAGGGCGGCATCATCGAGTATGCCCGCCGCGCCCGCGAGCAGGGGCTGCCGGTACGCTTTATCGGGAAAAACTTCGTGTTTGATGAGCGCATGGGCGAGCGTATCTCCGAGGATGTCATCGCGCAATGTCATCAGTGCGGTGCGCCGTGCGATACCCACACCAACTGCAAAAACGATGGCTGCCATCTGCTGTTTATTCAGTGTCCGGCCTGTGCCGAGAAGTTTAACGGTTGTTGCAGCGAGGTGTGCAGTGAAGAGAGCGTGCTTCCTGAAGAGGAACAGCGTCGGCTGCGCGCGGGTCGTGAAAACGGCAATAAGATTTTTAATAAATCTCGCGGTCGTTTAAATACCAAACTGGGCATTCCTGACCCTGAATAA
- a CDS encoding Kdo(2)-lipid IV(A) acyltransferase codes for MTQLPKFTAALLHPRYWLTWLGIGLLWLIVQLPYPVIFRLGKGLGHLARHLMKRRARIAWRNLELCFPQMSEAERHEMVVKNFESVGMGLMETGMAWFWSNKRMARWTEVAGTGMEPVHTLQANQTGVLLIGIHFLTLEIGARMFGMQAPGIGVYRPNDNPVIDLLQTWGRMRSNKSMIDRKDLKGMIRALKAGEVIWYAPDHDYGRQASVFVPFFAVEQAATTSGTWMLARMSKAAIVPFVPRRKPDGSGYQLIMLEPEMAPPLDDAETTARWMNGVVEKCIMLAPEQYMWLHRRFKTRPEGVPSRY; via the coding sequence ATGACCCAGTTACCCAAATTTACTGCCGCCCTCCTACACCCCCGTTATTGGTTAACCTGGCTAGGCATTGGCTTGTTGTGGCTTATCGTACAACTTCCTTATCCTGTCATTTTCCGTTTGGGTAAAGGGCTGGGGCATCTCGCCCGGCATCTGATGAAACGCCGCGCGCGGATCGCCTGGCGCAACCTGGAACTGTGTTTCCCGCAGATGAGCGAAGCCGAACGTCATGAGATGGTCGTGAAGAATTTCGAATCCGTCGGCATGGGCCTGATGGAGACGGGCATGGCGTGGTTCTGGTCCAATAAACGCATGGCGCGCTGGACGGAAGTGGCCGGCACCGGCATGGAGCCGGTTCATACCCTTCAGGCTAATCAGACCGGCGTGCTGCTGATCGGCATCCACTTCCTGACGCTTGAGATTGGTGCGCGGATGTTTGGCATGCAGGCCCCGGGCATTGGCGTATACCGTCCGAACGATAACCCGGTAATTGATCTGCTGCAGACCTGGGGCCGCATGCGTTCCAATAAAAGCATGATTGACCGAAAAGATCTCAAGGGCATGATCCGCGCCTTAAAAGCAGGCGAAGTGATCTGGTATGCCCCCGATCACGACTACGGTCGTCAAGCCAGTGTGTTCGTTCCCTTTTTCGCCGTTGAGCAGGCTGCAACCACCAGCGGTACCTGGATGCTGGCGCGAATGTCGAAAGCGGCAATTGTTCCGTTTGTGCCCCGCCGCAAGCCGGACGGTTCAGGCTATCAGCTGATTATGCTGGAGCCAGAAATGGCTCCCCCGCTGGACGACGCGGAAACCACCGCTCGCTGGATGAACGGCGTCGTTGAGAAGTGCATCATGCTCGCCCCGGAGCAGTACATGTGGCTGCACCGCCGCTTTAAAACGCGCCCCGAAGGCGTACCTTCTCGCTATTAA
- the mdtG gene encoding multidrug efflux MFS transporter MdtG codes for MSPSDAPINWKRNLAVAWFGCFLTGAAFSLVMPFLPLYVEQLGVTGHSELNMWSGLVFSITFLFSAIASPFWGGLADRKGRKIMLLRSALGMAIIMLLMGVAQNVWQFLILRALLGLLGGFVPNANALIATQIPRHKSGWALGTLSTGGVSGALLGPLAGGLLADTYGLRPVFFITASVLFLCFIVTLACIRENFTPVPKKEMLHARDVLGSLKNPRLVLSLFVTTMIIQVATGSIAPILTLYVRELAGNVSNIAFISGLIASVPGVAALLSAPRLGKLGDRVGPEKILICALVISVLLLIPMSMVQSPWQLGVLRFLLGAADGALLPAVQTLLVYNSTNQISGRIFSYNQSFRDIGNVTGPLVGAGVSATFGFRTVFIVTACVVLFNAVYSWFSLSRALRTPVKKSEA; via the coding sequence ATGTCACCCTCAGATGCCCCCATAAACTGGAAACGTAACCTCGCGGTTGCCTGGTTTGGCTGTTTTCTTACCGGTGCGGCCTTTAGCCTCGTGATGCCTTTCCTCCCCCTTTACGTTGAGCAGCTGGGCGTGACGGGCCACAGCGAGCTCAATATGTGGTCCGGGCTGGTATTCAGTATCACCTTTCTGTTCTCCGCCATTGCCTCGCCGTTCTGGGGCGGCCTCGCCGACCGTAAGGGGCGAAAAATCATGCTGCTGCGCTCCGCGCTTGGGATGGCCATCATTATGCTGCTGATGGGGGTGGCGCAGAACGTCTGGCAGTTCCTGATATTGCGCGCCTTGCTTGGCCTGCTGGGCGGCTTTGTCCCGAATGCCAATGCGTTGATTGCCACACAGATCCCCCGCCATAAAAGCGGCTGGGCGTTAGGTACGCTGTCGACCGGCGGCGTGAGCGGCGCACTGCTGGGGCCGCTTGCGGGCGGTCTGCTGGCGGACACCTACGGCCTGCGTCCGGTATTCTTTATTACCGCCAGCGTCCTGTTCCTCTGCTTTATCGTTACGCTTGCCTGTATTCGCGAAAACTTCACCCCCGTGCCCAAAAAAGAGATGCTCCACGCCCGGGATGTGCTGGGGTCGTTAAAAAACCCCAGGCTGGTGTTGAGCCTGTTCGTCACCACCATGATTATCCAGGTGGCAACCGGATCGATCGCCCCGATCCTCACGCTCTACGTGCGTGAACTTGCCGGAAATGTCAGTAATATCGCGTTTATCAGCGGGCTTATCGCCTCGGTACCTGGCGTGGCAGCGCTTCTGAGCGCGCCGCGGCTTGGCAAGCTGGGCGATCGGGTTGGCCCGGAGAAGATCCTGATCTGCGCCCTGGTGATTTCTGTCCTGCTGCTGATCCCGATGTCGATGGTACAGTCCCCGTGGCAGTTGGGCGTACTGCGCTTTTTATTGGGCGCGGCGGATGGCGCATTGCTTCCCGCGGTACAAACCCTGCTGGTCTATAACTCCACCAACCAAATTTCCGGGCGGATATTCAGCTACAACCAGTCATTTCGCGATATCGGTAACGTCACCGGGCCGCTTGTCGGCGCGGGAGTCTCTGCCACTTTCGGATTCCGTACCGTCTTTATCGTGACGGCATGCGTCGTGCTGTTTAACGCCGTGTACTCGTGGTTTAGCCTGTCACGGGCGTTACGCACACCCGTGAAGAAGTCAGAAGCGTGA
- a CDS encoding MysB family protein, with protein sequence MTMYATLEEAIDAAREEFLADKPGLEEEDADVQQLNIQKYVLQDGDIMWQAEFFADDGQDGECLPVLSGEGAQAVFDGDYDEIELRQEWLEENTLHEWDEGEFQLEPPLDTEEGQAAADEWDER encoded by the coding sequence ATGACCATGTACGCCACGCTGGAAGAAGCTATTGATGCCGCTCGCGAAGAGTTCCTCGCCGATAAACCCGGCCTTGAGGAAGAAGATGCTGACGTGCAACAGCTCAACATTCAAAAATATGTGCTGCAGGACGGCGATATTATGTGGCAGGCCGAGTTCTTTGCCGATGATGGCCAGGACGGTGAATGTTTGCCGGTGTTGAGTGGTGAAGGTGCGCAGGCTGTCTTTGACGGCGACTACGATGAAATCGAACTGCGTCAGGAGTGGCTTGAAGAGAATACGCTGCACGAATGGGATGAAGGTGAGTTTCAGCTCGAACCGCCGCTGGATACCGAAGAGGGCCAGGCCGCAGCGGATGAGTGGGACGAGCGTTAA
- a CDS encoding YceK/YidQ family lipoprotein: protein MKIIAVVVMAMLLSGCGSIISRTIPGQGHGNQYYPGVQWDVRDSAWRYLTVLDLPFSLIFDTLLLPIDASHGPYE, encoded by the coding sequence ATGAAAATAATCGCAGTGGTGGTCATGGCGATGCTGCTCAGCGGCTGCGGCAGCATCATCAGCCGTACCATTCCCGGGCAGGGCCACGGGAATCAGTATTACCCCGGCGTCCAGTGGGATGTTCGCGACTCAGCGTGGCGTTACCTTACGGTGCTCGATCTGCCGTTCTCGCTGATCTTCGACACGCTGCTGCTGCCCATTGACGCCAGCCACGGCCCGTACGAATAA
- the mdoH gene encoding glucans biosynthesis glucosyltransferase MdoH, whose product MNNTTEYIDAMPLTDIEKAALPRSDIQAVHAALDGEHRHFTREDDSPLGSVKMRLERTWPDSLAEGQLIKDDEGRDQLQAMPKATRSSMFPDPWRTNPVGRFWDRLRGREVTPRYLSRLTKEEQASEQKWRTVGTLRRYTLLLLTLAQTVVATWYMKTILPYQGWALINPADMIGQDIWVSFMQLLPYILQSGILLLFAVLFCWVSAGFWTALMGFLQLLMGRDKYSISASTVGDEPLNPEHRTALIMPICNEDVDRVFAGLRATWESVKATGNAAHFDVYILSDSYNPDICVAEQKAWMELIAEVQGEGQIFYRRRRRRVKRKSGNIDDFCRRWGNQYSYMVVLDADSVMSGDCLSGLVRLMEANPNAGIIQSSPKASGMDTLYARCQQFATRVYGPLFTAGLHFWQLGESHYWGHNAIIRVKPFIEHCALAPLPGEGSFAGSILSHDFVEAALMRRAGWGVWIAYDLPGSYEELPPNLLDELKRDRRWCHGNLMNFRLFLVKGMHPVHRAVFLTGVMSYLSAPLWFMFLALSTALQVVHALTEPQYFLQPRQLFPVWPQWRPELAIALFASTMVLLFLPKLLSIVLIWCKGSKEYGGFCRVTLSLLLEVLFSVLLAPVRMLFHTVFVVSAFLGWEVVWNSPQRDDDSTPWSEAFMRHGSQLLLGLVWAAGMAWLDLRFLFWLAPIVFSLILSPFVSVISSRSTVGLRTKRWKLFLIPEEYSPPQVLVDTDRYLELNRSRSLADGFMHAVFNPSFNALATAMATARHRASHVLEIARDRHVEQALNETPEKLNRDRRLVLLSDPVTMARLHYRVWSAPERYSSWVSHYNELKLNPLALKAK is encoded by the coding sequence ATGAATAATACAACTGAATATATTGATGCGATGCCGCTGACGGATATTGAAAAAGCGGCACTGCCCAGGAGCGACATTCAGGCGGTGCATGCCGCCCTGGATGGTGAACATCGTCACTTTACCCGTGAGGATGATTCACCGCTCGGGTCAGTCAAAATGCGTCTGGAGCGCACGTGGCCGGACTCGCTGGCAGAAGGTCAACTGATTAAGGACGATGAAGGGCGCGACCAGCTTCAGGCAATGCCGAAAGCAACGCGTTCCTCGATGTTCCCCGATCCCTGGCGCACCAACCCGGTGGGCCGCTTCTGGGATCGCCTGCGCGGGCGTGAAGTTACGCCGCGCTATCTGTCCCGTTTGACCAAAGAAGAGCAGGCCTCTGAGCAGAAATGGCGTACCGTGGGTACGCTGCGCCGCTATACCTTGCTGCTGCTGACGCTGGCGCAGACGGTCGTTGCGACGTGGTACATGAAGACGATCCTGCCTTATCAGGGCTGGGCGCTGATTAACCCTGCTGACATGATAGGCCAGGATATCTGGGTCTCCTTTATGCAGCTGCTGCCGTATATTCTGCAGAGCGGCATCCTCCTGCTGTTCGCCGTGTTGTTCTGCTGGGTATCGGCCGGGTTCTGGACCGCGCTGATGGGCTTCCTGCAGCTGCTGATGGGCCGCGACAAATACAGCATTTCCGCGTCGACGGTCGGGGATGAACCCCTGAATCCCGAGCATCGTACCGCGCTGATTATGCCTATCTGTAACGAAGACGTTGACCGCGTATTCGCGGGTCTTCGCGCCACCTGGGAGTCCGTTAAGGCGACCGGTAACGCGGCGCATTTCGACGTCTACATTCTTAGCGACAGCTACAACCCCGATATCTGCGTGGCAGAGCAAAAAGCCTGGATGGAGCTGATTGCGGAAGTGCAGGGCGAAGGGCAGATCTTCTATCGCCGTCGTCGTCGTCGCGTGAAGCGTAAAAGCGGTAACATCGATGACTTCTGCCGTCGCTGGGGTAACCAGTACAGCTACATGGTGGTTCTGGATGCTGACTCGGTGATGAGCGGCGACTGTCTGAGCGGCCTGGTTCGCCTGATGGAAGCTAACCCGAATGCCGGGATTATTCAGTCCTCGCCAAAAGCGTCGGGAATGGACACGCTGTACGCACGCTGCCAGCAGTTTGCGACGCGGGTTTACGGGCCGCTGTTTACCGCGGGTCTGCACTTCTGGCAACTGGGTGAATCCCACTACTGGGGTCACAACGCCATTATCCGCGTGAAGCCGTTTATCGAGCACTGTGCGCTTGCGCCGCTGCCGGGCGAAGGCTCCTTCGCAGGCTCTATCCTGTCGCATGACTTTGTTGAAGCCGCGCTGATGCGCCGTGCAGGGTGGGGCGTCTGGATCGCCTACGATCTGCCAGGCTCCTACGAAGAATTGCCGCCGAACCTGCTGGATGAACTGAAGCGTGACCGCCGCTGGTGTCACGGTAACCTGATGAACTTCCGCCTGTTCCTGGTGAAAGGGATGCACCCGGTTCACCGTGCGGTCTTCCTGACGGGCGTGATGTCTTATCTGTCTGCACCGCTGTGGTTTATGTTCCTGGCGCTGTCGACGGCGTTGCAGGTTGTCCACGCGCTGACGGAACCGCAATACTTCCTGCAACCGCGCCAGCTGTTCCCGGTGTGGCCGCAGTGGCGTCCGGAACTGGCGATTGCGCTGTTTGCGTCGACCATGGTGCTGCTGTTCCTGCCAAAACTGCTCAGTATTGTGCTGATCTGGTGTAAAGGCTCTAAAGAGTACGGTGGCTTCTGCCGCGTGACGCTGTCGCTGCTGCTGGAAGTGCTGTTCTCCGTCCTGCTGGCACCGGTACGTATGCTCTTCCACACCGTATTTGTGGTGAGCGCGTTCCTGGGCTGGGAAGTGGTCTGGAACTCGCCGCAGCGTGACGATGACTCCACGCCGTGGAGCGAAGCCTTTATGCGTCACGGTTCGCAGCTGCTGCTGGGGCTGGTGTGGGCGGCCGGGATGGCGTGGCTGGATCTGCGTTTCCTGTTCTGGCTGGCCCCGATTGTCTTCTCCCTGATCCTGTCGCCGTTTGTGTCGGTGATCTCCAGCCGCTCAACGGTTGGCCTGCGCACTAAACGCTGGAAGCTGTTCCTGATCCCGGAAGAGTATTCCCCGCCGCAGGTGCTGGTGGATACCGACCGTTATCTCGAGCTGAACCGCAGCCGCTCGCTGGCAGATGGCTTTATGCACGCGGTGTTTAACCCGTCGTTTAACGCCCTGGCCACCGCAATGGCTACCGCGCGTCACCGTGCCAGCCATGTACTGGAGATTGCCCGCGATCGTCACGTTGAGCAGGCGCTGAACGAGACGCCGGAGAAACTCAACCGCGACCGTCGTCTGGTGCTGCTGAGCGATCCGGTAACAATGGCGCGCCTGCACTATCGCGTCTGGTCTGCGCCGGAGAGATACTCGTCGTGGGTGAGCCACTACAATGAGCTGAAACTGAATCCGCTGGCACTGAAGGCGAAGTAA
- the mdoG gene encoding glucans biosynthesis protein MdoG — protein sequence MMKMRWLGAAVVLSLYTSSALAFNIDDVAKQAKSMAGKSYEAPKSNLPSVFRDMKYADYQQIQFNHDKAYWNNIKTPFKLEFYHQGMYFDTPVAINEVTATAVRKIKYSPDYFNFGDVQHDKDTVKDLGFAGFKVLYPINSKDKNDEIVSMLGASYFRVIGAGQVYGLSARGLAIDTALPSGEEFPRFREFWIERPKPTDKRLTIYALLDSPRATGAYRFVIMPGRDTVVDVQSKVYLRDKVGKLGVAPLTSMFLFGPNQPSPATNFRPELHDSNGLSIHAGNGEWIWRPLNNPKHLAVSSFAMENPQGFGLLQRGRQFSRFEDLDDRYDLRPSAWVTPKGDWGKGKVELVEIPTNDETNDNIVAYWTPDQLPEAGKEMNFKYAITFSRDEDKLHAPDNAYVMQTRRSTGDVKQSNLIRQPDGTVAFVVDFTGQDMKKLSPDTAVTAQASIGDNGEIVENAVRYNPVTKGWRLTLRVKVKDPKQTTEMRAALVSEDQPLSETWSYQLPANE from the coding sequence ATGATGAAAATGCGTTGGTTGGGTGCTGCAGTGGTGTTATCACTGTATACCTCATCGGCTCTGGCCTTTAACATCGATGACGTCGCAAAACAGGCAAAATCGATGGCGGGGAAGAGCTACGAAGCGCCGAAAAGTAACTTGCCCTCCGTTTTCCGCGACATGAAATACGCGGACTATCAGCAGATCCAGTTCAACCATGACAAAGCGTACTGGAACAACATTAAAACCCCGTTCAAGCTTGAGTTTTATCACCAGGGTATGTATTTCGACACCCCTGTTGCCATCAATGAAGTGACGGCGACCGCGGTCCGTAAAATCAAGTACAGCCCGGATTATTTCAATTTTGGCGACGTACAGCACGACAAAGACACGGTGAAAGACCTCGGCTTCGCAGGCTTCAAGGTGCTTTACCCGATCAACAGCAAAGATAAAAACGACGAAATCGTCAGCATGCTGGGCGCCAGCTACTTCCGCGTGATTGGCGCAGGGCAGGTGTACGGGCTTTCCGCGCGTGGCCTGGCCATTGATACGGCATTGCCATCCGGTGAAGAGTTCCCGCGTTTTCGCGAGTTCTGGATCGAACGTCCTAAACCTACGGACAAACGTCTGACGATTTATGCGCTGCTGGACTCCCCTCGTGCGACCGGCGCTTATCGCTTCGTGATCATGCCGGGCCGTGACACGGTTGTTGACGTGCAGTCCAAAGTGTACCTGCGCGATAAAGTAGGCAAGCTGGGCGTGGCACCGCTGACCAGCATGTTCCTGTTCGGCCCTAACCAGCCGTCTCCGGCAACCAACTTCCGCCCTGAGCTGCACGACTCCAACGGTCTCTCCATCCATGCCGGTAACGGCGAATGGATCTGGCGTCCGCTGAACAACCCGAAACATCTGGCCGTCAGCAGTTTCGCTATGGAAAACCCGCAGGGCTTCGGTCTGCTGCAGCGTGGCCGTCAGTTCTCTCGCTTTGAGGATCTGGACGACCGTTACGACCTGCGCCCAAGCGCCTGGGTAACGCCGAAAGGTGACTGGGGCAAAGGCAAAGTCGAGCTGGTTGAAATTCCAACCAACGATGAAACCAACGACAACATCGTCGCTTACTGGACGCCGGATCAGCTGCCGGAAGCCGGTAAAGAGATGAACTTCAAGTACGCGATTACCTTCAGCCGTGACGAAGATAAACTGCACGCGCCGGACAATGCGTATGTGATGCAGACGCGTCGCTCTACGGGCGATGTGAAGCAATCTAACCTTATCCGTCAGCCGGACGGCACCGTCGCGTTTGTGGTGGATTTCACCGGCCAGGACATGAAAAAACTGTCCCCGGATACCGCAGTGACCGCCCAGGCCAGCATCGGTGATAACGGTGAGATTGTGGAAAATGCTGTGCGTTATAACCCGGTAACCAAAGGGTGGCGTTTAACCCTGCGTGTGAAAGTGAAAGATCCGAAACAGACCACTGAAATGCGTGCTGCGCTGGTCAGTGAAGATCAGCCACTGAGCGAAACCTGGAGCTATCAGCTACCTGCCAATGAATAA